In one Vanessa tameamea isolate UH-Manoa-2023 chromosome 10, ilVanTame1 primary haplotype, whole genome shotgun sequence genomic region, the following are encoded:
- the LOC113401018 gene encoding uncharacterized protein LOC113401018 translates to MFYPVESLKRGGRFYLCWVADSWPLRFATITHRQLWSQDIRQICDDLLEVMRNESGRPKNRFSLRLSSQLMRGLVRLYQRKVTVFVGDLCMINALVMKSTNKKIMHETTAHESVMMVNRPELPRLVFEEPVDDDKIEEQIRNSGNVVADLQDITLKEPLLPENRMHLDDGFGELHPDQPLQLLADRTLETMLVQDASATIHSGLDLQDLSTDKSHDKSRRMPHESAQMEQISEHDLSIFRKSVGEELIPGADFDKEIPEIPEFPPPDLPAPETENQLGQRLRESVRPSSLEITENAKEISLEEIVLQELEEEPRMKRRKLKNKLIVDKKIKLSSNFIRSRIENINVDLRCEDGICDIISIYATPNILLNRPAHCGSSLHSNFGYKLSYLFSRNLGTAQRHSADRDIEEVVAQRTRPTASCHMRSILEKIDEETEPVDKRVPSARHEFDVSKEINITDPNIVQDEIQVPGAPGQEIMDISDLPTQRVFAMSQKRTSENAPSPKRQRRGGYVSYRLSQQTELEVYNTEVNKENIPHNRQQDAERITAMLVEAGLADIQEQEKTTDVETRNPVMLTQRSRKNGSETSETPLGSLDRTKVSLGDSEKTTDSKRFIREEWGTQGTMHKIYKCIKKGVKPLDLHYLVTKGPIISGHRRVIAARCFTSMLKLKQHGFINIVKDSNTYEIKDIALGSKIISSKKQD, encoded by the exons atgttttatcctGTTGAATCTTTGAAAAGAGGAggaagattttatttatgttgggTGGCAGACTCTTGGCCTCTTCGTTTTGCAACGATTACTCATCGTCAGCTTTGGTCTCAAGACATACGACAAATATG tgacgATTTATTGGAAGTTATGAGAAACGAGTCTGGTCGCCCAAAAAATAGGTTTTCTTTACGACTGAGTTCCCAACTGATGCGTGGGCTAGTTCGATTATATCAAAGAAAAGTTACTGTATTCGTTG gTGATTTATGCATGATCAATGCACTTGTGATGAAAAGCACTAATAAAAA aataatgcATGAAACAACAGCCCATGAATCAGTAATGATGGTTAATCGTCCAGAGTTGCCAAGATTGGTGTTTGAGGAACCAGTAGATGATGATAAGATTGAAGAACAGATCCGG AACAGTGGTAATGTAGTTGCAGATTTACAAGATATTACGTTGAAAGAACCTCTTCTGCCAGAAAACAGGATGCATTTAGAT GATGGTTTCGGGGAGCTCCACCCTGATCAGCCGCTGCAGTTGCTAGCGGACAGGACTCTAGAGACCATGTTGGTGCAGGACGCATCTGCCACAATACACAGCGGACTGGACTTGCAGGACTTGTCCACAGACAAGTCGCACGACAAGTCCAGACGCATGCCTCACGAGTCTGCGCAGATGGAGCAGATATCTGAACATGACCTATctatatttagaaaat CAGTTGGTGAAGAATTGATCCCTGGAGCTGATTTTGATAAAG AAATACCTGAAATTCCCGAATTCCCGCCTCCCGACTTGCCTGCTCCTGAAACAGAGAA ccaATTAGGACAACGGTTAAGAGAGTCAGTACGACCTTCATCTCTTGAGATTACAGAAAATGCGAAGGAAATATCACTCGAAGAAATTGTTTTGCAG GAACTGGAAGAGGAGCCCCGAATGAAAAggcgaaaattaaaaaataagttgatcGTTGACAAGAAAATTAAACTGAGTTCTAATTTTATACGATCGCGCATCGAAAATATCAATGTGGACCTGCGTTGTGAG gACGGTATTTGCGACATAATTAGTATCTACGCAACACCTAACATTCTTCTAAATAGACCGGCACACTGCGGATCGTCACTGCATTCGAACTTTGGGTACAAGCTGTCCTACTTGTTCTCGAGAAACCTGGGAACAGCGCAGAGACACTCAGCAGATAGAGATATTGAG GAGGTTGTGGCTCAAAGAACAAGGCCGACTGCCTCGTGCCACATGAGGTCGATTCTTGAAAAAATCGATGAAGAAACTGAACCAGTCGACAAGAGAGTCCCGTCCGCGCGCCATGAATTCGATGTTTCAAAAGAAATTAACATCACGGACCCGAACATTGTACAAGACGAAATACAAGTGCCAGGAGCACCGGGCCAAGAAATAATGGATATATCGGATTTACCAACACAAAGAGTGTTTGCAATGTCGCAGAAACGAACAAGCGAAAATGCTCCTTcg ccAAAAAGGCAACGTCGTGGTGGCTACGTGTCGTACAGACTCAGCCAACAAACAGAGCTGGAAGTATATAACACAG aagtaAATAAAGAGAATATACCTCATAATCGTCAACAAGACGCAGAACGTATAACTGCGATGTTAGTTGAAGCTGGTCTCGCAGATATACAAGAACAAGAGAAGACAACAGACGTCGAAACCAGAAATCCAGTGATGTTGACACAGAGAAGTAGAAAAAATGGCAGCGAAACATCGGAAACGCCACTAGGAAGTCTAGATAGAACCAAAGTGTCCTTGGGGGACTCGGAGAAAACGACGGATTCGAAAAGATTCATTCG AGAAGAATGGGGAACCCAAGGCACGATGCACAAGATCTACAAATGTATAAAGAAAGGCGTGAAACCGTTGGACTTGCATTACCTCGTTACGAAAGGTCCGATCATCTCGGGCCACCGCCGAGTTATCGCCGCTCGCTGTTTCACTTCCATGCTGA aaTTAAAACAACATGGGtttattaacattgtaaaaGATTCTAATACGTATGAAATTAAAGATATTGCTCTGGGAAGCAAAATTATTTCCAGCAAGAAGcaagattaa
- the Bsf gene encoding leucine-rich PPR motif-containing protein, mitochondrial: MSSLLRSTKFVRYFTGAARTLIINSSKTTDVNLLINSKALSAANNVLLRDYATKKKESLEPLLQKLDSEVRRYGRITKRDIDEVFDELRAKNDITSSQSLLVIRCCGELVPEELPEQRTLLVQKIWNVLIERGVPMDVSHYNALLRVYIENEHPFSPAQFLEEMEKKGLQPNRVTYQRLMWRYCQEGDVEGATRVLEKMRELNMPVSEPVLNALVMGHAFHGDTEGAKAVLETMAGAGLKPSNRTYALLACGYAKQGDITGVENVITKAQNEDNELTDKDLLDIIEQLALGGHRDKIDQIFPHLHKSIGYNQEVCNLIFKLLNKDQEEVAKEMMRTMPKTTSVDDTRFKGAFFVKHLLKLNKPVETIIQACRNLQSEGLVPSAIYIATEAALQQGRSELAQKLFKELQKDGMEIRQHFYWPLLTQKGKERDEEGLLQIVRNMTNEGLVPTGEALRDYVIPFLIEKDTPQNIIVKLQVANVPVILSARNVMIELLESGDIKSAVEIALTYRPRGQYSLISRPLLNALNKTKDIKSFVNILHVTSSSIQTPQEDVSNDDVSGDDNVDCNEIGRLVKNAVKIVAKDNLTEELLTTVLGKGLRISTTSAEEIEQYLGKNMTTKISELLSLLTSPDLEMAPVEFLARRNQTPRTAAQLETLLGQVINKDGNNINRLRKQLINAYMKEKNIEKVNSLAEELKSLPDFDLNLSTLVQLFEFYCENDEIDRAEHVKTEITAKDPEFVLNKYKKVLMACAYVRANRFEEAIQFLQDNKISGETEPSSFLINSKSWQTLNTLAESKDIAKVKEMTKVLIENEYIAPNNIILGPSIKVHLLNNDIEGALNEFENCCKQYRSTPWKGELMKALIMKEDATKLQWLADLSTQIHGEVNILHDLVLAFVECGRLRQARRILETPGLQTRQKRLNDACQRYVEDGKSEYLEGLLEATKELSHIDRSNIFYHLLVTYCKANETDKALGLWTVLQEEGEIPSEQFLSYLGNHLKSNNRDIPFVMPSTGVQAEPKKKDTVSQKITTQKSQKEPAKITKSEISNQIETLTKEGNTAQAMDLTLNHIKEGVMPKSNVLKFLLKSLAEEGNVEKIKPLGIHLSETMKRTVTYDDKLTLATFNSGNGASHMDNVLNMLETANTKEEVETALRKFPRSSALASAVQDSEIVAKCHKIVELAASKGYIIPVNLLWIEYLLAGKDKEADSLWQKYLNKSSVIVFRRLLQECHLKKQPQVIEKMIEILKTNKDLSLTSLGNAYSRLINFYMSENKIDSAKATLTRAIENGITKEHLNQSTIRKLKENLETAGQKFDFSI, from the exons atGTCGTCTCTTTTACGATCAACCAAATTCGTCCGATACTTTACTGGTGCGGCAAGAACATTGATAATAAATTCGTCTAAAACTacagatgtaaatttattaataaattcaaaagctCTAAGTGCAGCAAACAA TGTATTATTACGAGATTATGCTACAAAAAAGAAAGAAAGTCTCGAGCCATTGCTTCAAAAGTTAGATTCAGAAGTTAGACGGTATGGACGAATTACAAAGAGGGATATTGATGAAGTATTTGATGAGCTCCGAGCAAAGAATGATATCACCAGTTCACAGTCACTATTAGTTATTAGATGTTGTG GAGAACTTGTACCTGAGGAATTACCGGAACAGAGGACACTATTAGTACAGAAAATATGGAATGTATTAATAGAGAGAGGAGTGCCTATGGATGTATCACATTACAATGCATTATTGAGAGTCTACATTGAAAATGAACATCCTTTCTCTCCGGCTCAATTCCTAGAAGAAATGGAAAAAAAAGGACTGCAACCAAATag AGTCACATATCAGCGTCTTATGTGGCGTTATTGTCAAGAGGGTGATGTAGAAGGTGCAACCCGAGTACTTGAAAAAATGCGAGAGTTAAATATGCCAGTATCAGAACCAGTTTTAAATGCTTTAGTCATGGGTCATGCTTTCCACGGTGATACAGAAGGAGCAAAAGCTGTATTAGAAACCATGGCAGGAGCAGGTCTGAAGCCATCTAATCGTACATATGCTTTGTTAGCATGTGGCTATGCAAAACAAGGTGATATAACAGGTGTTGAGAATGTTATTACAAAAGCACAAAATGAGGATAATGAATTAACtgataaa GATTTATTGGATATTATAGAACAATTAGCTCTTGGTGGTCATAGAGATAAGATAGATCAGATATTTCCACATTTACATAAAAGTATAGGATATAATCAGGAAGTGTGCAATCTTATTTTTAAGCTTCTTAATAAAGATCAAGAAGAAGTGGCCAAGGAAATGATGAGAACAATGCCAAAAACAACTTCAGTAGATGATACTAGGTTTAAAGGAGCATTctttgtaaaacatttattgaaattaaataaacccGTGGAAACAATAATTCAAGCATGCAGAAATTTACAAAGTGAAGGTCTCGTACCAAGTGCCATATATATAGCAACTGAAGCAGCTTTACAGCAAGGACGGTCAGAGTTGGCCCAAAAACTATTCAAAGAACTTCAAAAGGATGGCATGGAAATCCGTCAACACTTTTACTGGCCACTTCTAACCCAGAAAGGAAAAGAACGAGATGAAGAAGGTCTTTTACAAATTGTACGAAATATGACCAATGAAGGATTAGTGCCTACTGGAGAAGCACTCAGAGATTATGTCATCCCATTCCTTATTGAAAAAGATACACctcaaaatattatagtaaaacttCAAGTTGCAAATGTACCAGTTATTCTTAGTGCAAGAAATGTAATGATAGAACTTCTGGAGTCAGGAGATATCAAGTCAGCAGTTGAAATAGCTCTCACTTATCGCCCCAGAGGCCAGTACTCATTAATTTCAAGACCATTATTGAAtgcattaaataaaaccaaggacataaaatcttttgtaaatatacttcATGTTACCAGTAGCAGTATCCAGACACCCCAAGAAGATGTTTCAAATGATGACGTATCTGGTGATGACAATGTAGATTGCAATGAAATTGGTCGCTTAGTTAAAAATGCAGTTAAAATTGTAGCTAAAGATAATTTAACTGAAGAACTCTTAACAACAGTTTTGGGCAAAGGTCTGAGGATAAGTACAACATCCGCAGAAGAAATAGAACAATATCTGGGCAAAAATATGACAACAAAAATTTCAGAATTGCTTTCGCTCTTAACATCACCTGACTTAGAAATGGCGCCTGTTGAATTTCTTGCTCGTCGTAATCAAACTCCACGTACTGCAGCACAACTAGAAACACTCTTAGGACAAGTTATAAACAAAGATGGAAATAACATAAATCGCTTAAGAAAACAGTTAATTAATGCatatatgaaagaaaaaaatattgaaaaagtcAATAGCTTAGCAGAAGAGCTAAAATCTTTACCAGACTTTGACTTAAACCTATCAACACTAGTGCAACTATTTGAATTTTACTGCGAAAATGATGAAATTGATAGAGCTGAACATGTGAAGACTGAGATCACTGCTAAAGATCcagaatttgtattaaataaatataagaaagtgTTGATGGCTTGTGCTTATGTTCGTGCAAATAGATTTGAAGAAGCAATTCAGTTTTTGCaggataataaaatatcagGTGAAACTGAGCCATCAAGTTTTCTAATTAATTCTAAATCCTGGCAAACGTTGAACACTTTGGCTGAATCAAAAGATATAGCAAAG GTGAAGGAGATGACAAAAGTATTAatagaaaatgaatatattgCACCCAATAATATTATCCTTGGACCATCAATCAaagtacatttattaaacaatgatATAGAAGGAGCATTGAATGAGTTTGAAAATTGTTGCAAGCAATATAGAAGTACCCCCTGGAAAGGCGAATTAATGAAAGCTCTTATTATGAAAGAAGATGCAACCAAATTGCAGTGGCTTGCTGACCTTAGTACACAG attcatGGTGAAGTGAACATCCTCCATGACTTAGTACTAGCTTTCGTTGAATGTGGACGCTTACGCCAAGCGCGGCGCATTTTGGAAACTCCTGGACTGCAAACAAGACAAAAACGTCTTAATGATGCATGCCAGCGATATGTTGAG GATGGTAAATCTGAATATCTTGAAGGACTACTAGAAGCAACAAAAGAGCTTTCGCACATTGATCGCTCAAATATCTTCTATCATTTATTGGTAACTTATTGCAAAGCCAATGAAACTGACAAAGCATTGGGCCTTTGGACGGTACTTCAAGAAGAGGGAGAAATTCCAAGTGAACAATTTCTAAGCTACCTGGGTAACCACctaaaatctaataatagaGACATTCCATTCGTAATGCCTAGTACAGGTGTGCAAGCTGAACCAAAAAAAAAGGATACTGTATCACAAAAGATCACTACTCAAAAAAGCCAGAAAGAACCAGCAAAAATAACAAAGAGTGAGATCTCCAATCAAATTGAAACTTTAACTAAAGAAGGAAATACCGCCCAAGCAATGGATCTTACTCTTAATCATATAAAAGAAGGAGTTATGCCAAAGTCAAATGTACTTAAGTTTCTCTTGAAATCTTTAGCAGAAGAAGGTAATGTGGAGAAGATAAAACCTTTGGGAATTCATCTTAGTGAGACCATGAAGCGGACTGTGACATATGATGATAAATTAACACTAGCTACCTTTAATAGTGGAAATGGTGCAAGTCATATGGATAATGTTTTGAATATGTTAGAAACAGCTAACACTAAAGAGGAAGTGGAAACTGCTCTTAGAAAATTCCCCCGAAGTAGTGCTCTAGCTTCAGCTGTACAGGACAGTGAAATAGTTGCTAAGT gtCATAAAATTGTCGAGCTGGCTGCTTCCAAAGGTTATATTATACCTGTAAACTTATTATGGATAGAATACTTATTAGCTGGAAAGGATAAAGAAGCCGATTCTTTATGGCAAAAGTATTTGAACAAGTCATCTGTCATAGTTTTCAGGCGATTACTTCAAGAATGTCACTTGAAGAAACAACCACAAGTTATAGAGAAAATgatcgaaatattaaaaacaaataaagatcTTTCATTGACATCCCTTGGTAATGCGTACTCTAGACTGATTAATTTCTATATGTCAGAAAATAAGATTGATAGTGCAAAAGCAACTTTAACTCGGGCTATCGAAAATGGTATTACAAAGGAACATCTTAATCAATCGACTATcagaaaattaaaagaaaatttggaAACTGCTGGACAGAAATTTGACTTTTCAATAtag